Proteins co-encoded in one Polyangiaceae bacterium genomic window:
- a CDS encoding TolC family protein has product MFQINPSHTVRLLAALACGILAPACASSTRIESPVRYSGSAGVSPARASADTAKLRKAPNLSRKSLVSAVLERNPEIESMRQAYTAARARPAQVSTLPDPMLMYEFAPLSIGASDVPYGQTIKLSQRFPWPGKLSGSEDKANAEAEVVEQRVEITRLDLAKEASTLYDDYWLVGRALETNAEHRELLKKLAEAVRAQYAVGRGQARDQVAVDVELAQLERQDLVLSSDQESLRAQLNVLMHEPPDAPLPKPPRKLDVATEAPPSSPELQRIALGNRAELRAVDAEVRAAEAAGEVAERQYYPDITVSGTYTSMFRMTEHQWMLGVELPLPIAQGSRDGAVDEANARAASARGRVKRVADQLRLQVDEQRRRLLQAIAIVKLYEKRLVPVAKQQVSVGLGAYQTSGTDFSDVISAENKLRDIQLAELMAWAELSKRRAELCRAVGQPAHQCRLGGAK; this is encoded by the coding sequence ATGTTTCAAATCAACCCTAGTCACACCGTCCGCCTCCTTGCTGCGCTTGCGTGCGGCATCCTCGCTCCCGCCTGCGCGAGTAGCACCCGCATCGAGTCGCCCGTTCGCTACTCCGGCAGCGCCGGCGTTAGTCCCGCGCGCGCGTCCGCCGATACGGCCAAGCTGCGGAAAGCGCCAAACCTGAGCCGGAAGTCGCTGGTTAGCGCCGTGCTCGAGCGAAACCCGGAGATCGAATCCATGCGGCAAGCGTACACGGCTGCGCGCGCTCGCCCTGCGCAGGTCTCCACGCTGCCAGACCCGATGCTGATGTATGAGTTCGCTCCGCTCTCGATAGGCGCGAGCGACGTGCCGTACGGCCAGACCATCAAGCTGAGCCAGCGCTTTCCTTGGCCGGGCAAGCTCTCCGGCAGCGAAGACAAAGCCAACGCCGAAGCGGAGGTAGTCGAGCAGCGGGTGGAGATCACCCGTCTCGACTTGGCGAAGGAAGCCTCCACCCTGTACGACGACTACTGGCTGGTCGGCCGTGCGCTGGAGACCAACGCCGAACACCGCGAGCTGCTCAAGAAGCTCGCAGAAGCCGTGCGAGCGCAGTACGCGGTGGGTCGCGGTCAAGCGCGCGACCAGGTCGCCGTCGATGTGGAGTTGGCGCAGCTGGAGCGGCAAGATTTGGTGCTCAGCTCCGACCAAGAGAGCCTGCGCGCGCAGCTCAACGTGCTGATGCACGAACCGCCTGACGCGCCGCTGCCGAAGCCTCCGCGCAAGCTCGACGTCGCAACCGAGGCGCCTCCGAGTAGTCCAGAACTTCAACGCATTGCCTTGGGGAATCGAGCGGAGCTGCGAGCCGTGGACGCCGAGGTGCGTGCGGCGGAGGCTGCCGGTGAGGTAGCGGAGCGCCAGTACTACCCAGACATCACCGTGTCGGGCACCTACACCAGCATGTTTCGCATGACGGAGCACCAGTGGATGCTTGGAGTCGAGTTGCCGCTGCCCATCGCTCAGGGCTCGCGGGACGGAGCGGTCGATGAAGCCAACGCACGCGCCGCGTCAGCTCGCGGTCGGGTAAAGCGCGTCGCAGACCAACTGCGGCTCCAGGTCGACGAACAGCGACGGCGATTGCTCCAAGCGATCGCGATCGTGAAGCTCTACGAGAAGCGCCTCGTGCCGGTGGCAAAGCAGCAAGTGTCGGTTGGTTTGGGGGCGTACCAGACGTCGGGTACCGACTTCTCCGATGTGATCTCTGCGGAGAACAAACTGCGAGACATTCAGTTGGCTGAGCTGATGGCTTGGGCTGAGCTCTCGAAGCGCCGCGCGGAGCTGTGTCGCGCCGTCGGGCAGCCCGCTCACCAGTGCAGGCTAGGAGGTGCAAAGTGA